One Epinephelus lanceolatus isolate andai-2023 chromosome 17, ASM4190304v1, whole genome shotgun sequence genomic window carries:
- the znf365 gene encoding protein ZNF365 isoform X1, whose protein sequence is MQQKLCSRGSGSFLLERNGQACGAVTVTSCDLPFRCPRCGEQERFRSLASLRAHLEYRHSYRSPDVTAGGFSITGKLPDPLTAAIPWHDMSLPTRRGQQSTGRPPHARSLSDSRDSGYLHSYSSVRRRTQSVGVGTQAEEEEEDDDEEFGTEDEDGGDEDEDDDEGEERDGGRNEEDIKMCIKKSDVCHHQLNHRHLPFPPPAPLGPPLDPDLDLDLDLIEQNSYSGLETAAASAAVRRRLASILRAADSTMQRRLAKVSTELAQTDTELLCERAHSQHLAQERQEVADRERSLSRQVDVAVMVIAALREQLNASENELERREREVITIQKFLEAAARQETCGKVRIQRFIENLLRRIALAERLVEYYQVNGSPQQCNHNKYQQQTDNGPHRITKSRSAGGQLSSSGLHDNRSHSSSQFGGRPLFSKQGGGERDREREHRERLAQSSRLFCRPEHRDDIWNHQRRRSAGYEA, encoded by the exons ATGCAGCAGAAGTTGTGTTCCAGAGGTTCTGGTTCTTTCCTCTTGGAGAGGAACGGCCAGGCCTGCGGTGCCGTCACCGTCACCTCCTGCGACCTCCCCTTCCGCTGCCCCCGCTGTGGTGAACAGGAGCGCTTCCGCAGCCTGGCCTCGCTCCGCGCTCACCTGGAGTACCGCCACTCGTACCGCTCACCAGATGTTACTGCCGGCGGCTTCAGCATCACTGGCAAACTCCCCGACCCGTTGACGGCGGCGATCCCCTGGCACGACATGAGCCTCCCGACCCGCAGGGGGCAGCAGAGCACGGGGCGGCCACCTCACGCCCGCTCCCTTAGTGACAGCAGAGACAGCGGGTACCTCCACTCCTACAGCTCTGTGAGGAGACGCACGCAGAGTGTTGGTGTGGGGacgcaggctgaggaggaggaggaggatgacgaCGAGGAATTTGGGACAGAGGAtgaagatggaggagatgaGGATGAGGACGATGACGAAGGTGAAGAGAGAGATGGGGGTAGAAACGAGGAGGATATAAAAATGTGCATCAAAAAGTCAGATGTATGCCACCATCAACTCAACCACCGTCATCTCCCATTCCCTCCTCCAGCGCCTCTTGGTCCTCCACTAGACCcggacctggacctggacctggacctcATAG AGCAGAACTCGTACTCTGGGTTGGAGACTGCAGCAGCCTCGGCCGCCGTGCGTCGACGACTGGCCAGCATCCTGCGGGCGGCTGACAGCACCATGCAGCGCCGGCTGGCCAAGGTGAGCACGGAGCTTGCCCAGACCGACACGGAGCTCCTGTGTGAGCGCGCTCACTCCCAGCACTTGGCCCAGGAGAGGCAGGAAGTTGCAGACAGGGAGAGGTCGCTGAGCCGGCAGGTGGATGTGGCTGTCATGGTGATCGCCGCGCTGAGGGAGCAGCTCAACGCCTCAGAGAACGAGCTGGAGCGGCGAGAGAG GGAGGTGATAACCATCCAGAAGTTTCTGGAAGCGGCAGCTCGACAGGAGACATGTGGTAAAGTTCGAATCCAGCGCTTCATTGAGAATCTGCTGAGACGCATCGCTCTGGCTGAGAGACTGGTGGAGTATTACCAGGTCAACGGCAGCCCGCAACAGTGCAACCACAACAAG TACCAGCAGCAAACTGATAATGGGCCTCACAGAATCACTAAAAGCAG GTCAGCAGGAGGTCAGCTGTCCTCGTCTGGTCTCCATGACAACAGATCCCATTCCTCCTCGCAGTTCGGCGGCCGTCCTCTGTTCTCCAAACAGGGCGGTGGGGAACGAGACCGGGAGCGGGAGCACCGGGAGCGGCTGGCCCAGTCGTCCAGGCTCTTCTGCCGACCCGAACACAGAGACGACATCTGGAACCACCAGCGCCGCCGGTCCGCTGGGTACGAAGCATAG
- the znf365 gene encoding protein ZNF365 isoform X2 codes for MQQKLCSRGSGSFLLERNGQACGAVTVTSCDLPFRCPRCGEQERFRSLASLRAHLEYRHSYRSPDVTAGGFSITGKLPDPLTAAIPWHDMSLPTRRGQQSTGRPPHARSLSDSRDSGYLHSYSSVRRRTQSVGVGTQAEEEEEDDDEEFGTEDEDGGDEDEDDDEAPLGPPLDPDLDLDLDLIEQNSYSGLETAAASAAVRRRLASILRAADSTMQRRLAKVSTELAQTDTELLCERAHSQHLAQERQEVADRERSLSRQVDVAVMVIAALREQLNASENELERREREVITIQKFLEAAARQETCGKVRIQRFIENLLRRIALAERLVEYYQVNGSPQQCNHNKYQQQTDNGPHRITKSRSAGGQLSSSGLHDNRSHSSSQFGGRPLFSKQGGGERDREREHRERLAQSSRLFCRPEHRDDIWNHQRRRSAGYEA; via the exons ATGCAGCAGAAGTTGTGTTCCAGAGGTTCTGGTTCTTTCCTCTTGGAGAGGAACGGCCAGGCCTGCGGTGCCGTCACCGTCACCTCCTGCGACCTCCCCTTCCGCTGCCCCCGCTGTGGTGAACAGGAGCGCTTCCGCAGCCTGGCCTCGCTCCGCGCTCACCTGGAGTACCGCCACTCGTACCGCTCACCAGATGTTACTGCCGGCGGCTTCAGCATCACTGGCAAACTCCCCGACCCGTTGACGGCGGCGATCCCCTGGCACGACATGAGCCTCCCGACCCGCAGGGGGCAGCAGAGCACGGGGCGGCCACCTCACGCCCGCTCCCTTAGTGACAGCAGAGACAGCGGGTACCTCCACTCCTACAGCTCTGTGAGGAGACGCACGCAGAGTGTTGGTGTGGGGacgcaggctgaggaggaggaggaggatgacgaCGAGGAATTTGGGACAGAGGAtgaagatggaggagatgaGGATGAGGACGATGACGAAG CGCCTCTTGGTCCTCCACTAGACCcggacctggacctggacctggacctcATAG AGCAGAACTCGTACTCTGGGTTGGAGACTGCAGCAGCCTCGGCCGCCGTGCGTCGACGACTGGCCAGCATCCTGCGGGCGGCTGACAGCACCATGCAGCGCCGGCTGGCCAAGGTGAGCACGGAGCTTGCCCAGACCGACACGGAGCTCCTGTGTGAGCGCGCTCACTCCCAGCACTTGGCCCAGGAGAGGCAGGAAGTTGCAGACAGGGAGAGGTCGCTGAGCCGGCAGGTGGATGTGGCTGTCATGGTGATCGCCGCGCTGAGGGAGCAGCTCAACGCCTCAGAGAACGAGCTGGAGCGGCGAGAGAG GGAGGTGATAACCATCCAGAAGTTTCTGGAAGCGGCAGCTCGACAGGAGACATGTGGTAAAGTTCGAATCCAGCGCTTCATTGAGAATCTGCTGAGACGCATCGCTCTGGCTGAGAGACTGGTGGAGTATTACCAGGTCAACGGCAGCCCGCAACAGTGCAACCACAACAAG TACCAGCAGCAAACTGATAATGGGCCTCACAGAATCACTAAAAGCAG GTCAGCAGGAGGTCAGCTGTCCTCGTCTGGTCTCCATGACAACAGATCCCATTCCTCCTCGCAGTTCGGCGGCCGTCCTCTGTTCTCCAAACAGGGCGGTGGGGAACGAGACCGGGAGCGGGAGCACCGGGAGCGGCTGGCCCAGTCGTCCAGGCTCTTCTGCCGACCCGAACACAGAGACGACATCTGGAACCACCAGCGCCGCCGGTCCGCTGGGTACGAAGCATAG